From the Rhinopithecus roxellana isolate Shanxi Qingling chromosome 5, ASM756505v1, whole genome shotgun sequence genome, the window GCAGAGTGAGTCATGGCAGCGCCACCCACCTCACCGGGTGAGGTCGGGGCGTGGGCTCTTGCCTAAACACTCCTGGGCTTGCTGCCCTGGACTCCTGGCTGAGGGGCAAGAAGCCGGGGTCCCGCTCCCACTCGGggtctctgcctccctcccagtgcccactccctcactccctcctgcagctccccctcttcctccccatctccctccacctccctgcctTGCTCACCATCTCCCACGGCGTCCATCACCAGGGGCAGTGGGGATGGAGTGGAGCCTGTGCCCAGACAGCCCTCCCGGCTTGGACCTCTCCACGCCTTCCAAATGGAGCGGAGCCGTGGGATTCAAAGCTTCACTGAGACTGCCAGGGAGGTGGGCTTTCAAAGAAACAGCAAACAAATGACGGCAGAAGTTGTGGCTCTCAGTAGGTTGCCACCAGCAGGCACGAACACGGCGGGTGTCTTTGCCAGCACCCCCCAAAAAATCttccccccgcctttttttttttttttttttttcctgaaagccaGTTGGAACCTGGAAATCTGCTTTGGCGAGTTCTCGCCGCTTAGCAAAGCTCCTCAGCAAAGCACACCTCGGGCAGTGCAGCTATGTTCACAGCTCGGCGCCAGGGGCGGCGTGCAGGGCCAAGTCCTTCCGAACTTAAGTGACCCTGGGTTTTTCCAAGGCTCCCCCTCCGTGGTCTCACtgctggagggagagaggagcagGTCTTGGGGTGGACCCCAAGGCAAGGAGAAACGGGGGTTAGTTATGAACGTGCTGTCATCAAGGTGTGGTATCTGGAACTGGGTTTCAAAATGACTTGGATGTCCTCATTGGGAAAAGGAGGAATCTTAGGCCGAGTGATGGAATTCACAGGTGCCATTTGCAGACACCTCTGAGGAAGCGAAAGGCTGGTCTCCCGGGGCTTGATTCCTAGAGAGGCAGCGGCCAGCCTGGGATGCATCTCATGGGTGCACCAGGAGAACCAGGGGTATGTGAGGGCCTCAGAGACCTGGCCCAGGACCTCACCTCCGCCCCTGGACAACCTCGTGAGCAATGTAGGGGAGTGTGGCTCACCCCACAGTCATCTCAGGAGCCGCTTATGAATATTGGAATGTTCTTTCTTAGATTAAGCCAAATTTGCCTCTGCACTTCACACAGGATAGTCACAGGCTTCTTCTTTTAAGCTGGTGGAGATTTTGCATAGCATCGGTTTAATCCTCCTCATTTcaaagatggagaaactgaggcccagaaagggacAGTGACTTGCTCAGGGTTGAACAGGGCCAAAGCCAAGGCAATGCTCTTACATCGGCCTCCACCCCTGGCCCTAGCTCTGGCCTCCAAGACCACTTGGCTGAGCTGTCCCATTCTCAGGGGGACAACCTCTCCCTGAGCTCTGTGACTCTGGCCTGGGCACAGACCTTCAGCCCCTCCCACTTCCAGCCCACACCCTGACCATCCTCGCTCAGGCACTTCCAGAAAAATCTCCAAGTCCATTGGTCAGCAGCCCTCAGACACTCAGGGCTCCTGGGCTCCCAACCCTCTCGCCAGGTCTAGAACTGCCCCCTGAGCCCCTCCCCTAGGCCTCCCTCCAGGCCCACTGTGCTGCTCCATTGTCCTTCTTACCCCAGACCCAGAGCTCACGCTGACCTTGGTGGGGTCTGGTTCTTCAGTGCCCCGGGGGCACTTCCTGCTGCTGTGTGCACCTGGCCACGAGGCCCTTTCAGGagtcttcccttctcctccctctctgctGGGGAATCCTAGAGACATTGCCTTGGGACAAGCCTAGTGCTGAACATAATGGGAGATTCCTGCTTTGCTCTGTGGGAGAAGATGCTTGGCTAACCCGGATGTGAGGTTTGCAGCCTCCCCCGCACCCTATCAGAGCAGAGGAAGAGCTCAGATAACTTTTACATCTGGGGTCTTTCTTCCTATTCCAGGGAATGTGAGGTGGGAACTCAGCCTTGCAGATGAGCCAACTCCCTTTCCAGGGCCTGTGGGACCCATGCTGGGCAGGGGGTCACCCCTCTGGGTCCCTGCCTACTGCCTCTGACACCCTGGTGTCTCAAGTCAGTAAGATTCAGACTCTTTATTTTAATCagtttaatatattattttaatatggaaGCCCCagtcctcttccttcttcttttttttttttttttttgcattttttacaatTGAAGTAGAATCAATATACAGTAAAATAGATCTCAAATAAACAGCTTGATGAGTTTTGAAAATGCAGGCACCCGTGTCTTTAGCCCACAAATCAAGACACAGAACATGTCCATCACCCTAGAAAGCCCACCCCATCTCCAGTCAATGCACCCCTCCCCTCTAGAGGCCGACACTGCTCTGACTCAATCGCCATGGGTTGGCTTTGCCTGCCCTAGACCTTCACAAGAACAGAATCATTTTCTGTGTGTCTGACAGCTTTCACCAAGTAAGAGGTTTCTCCAAAGGGCTCCTTCCTTGGCTCAGCTTGTGGATGGCTGCCTTTCACTGCGTCCTCACAGCACTTGTCCGTGTGTGCACATACCCctggtgtctctttctcttcctgtaaGGTTTCCAGTCATATAGGATTAGGATTCCACCCATacaacctcatttaaccttaatcaccTAACCTTAATCACCAAAGGTCCTATTTCCAAATATTGTCACATTCTAAGATACTGGGGATTGGGCTTTAACATGTGAGTTTTGGAGGGATGCAATTTAGTTCATAacagagtgatatggtttggctgtgtctccacccaaatctcatcttgaattgcagctcccataatccccacatgtcatgggagggatgcagagggaggtaattgaattgtgggggtggagttttcccatgctgttcttgtggtagtgaataagtctcaccagagctgatggttttataaaagggccTTCTCTGCACAcactttcttgcctgctgccatgtaagatgtgactttgctcctcttccaccttctgccatgattgtgaggtctccccagccatgtggaactcctagtccattaagcctctttcctttataaattacccagtctcaggtgcgtctttattagcagtgtgagaacagatagATACACACAAACATTTAGAAACTGTTAATTTCTAAATGTCTTTCCTCGTGGATAGTTTTTGATGATTTTCTAACTTCATCTTTCCTTccatatttattagttttaattctTCTGAAGGAAGAACTTTCCCTTccacacatttatttctttattcatttcagCATAGATGTGGATTTCTCTTATATTCAATGGGTTGAAACccattactatcattatttatttttgtgctcTAATTATCCTGAATTTGGCCAGTGGTAGCTCCTTTCATCTGGTTCCTGTTTTTTTGGCATGTGCtcatattttttttcatatattttattttttagagccgTTTTAGACTCATTGCAAAATTGAGTTGGAAGCTCtgagttcccatatacccccgGCCCCCGCACACATAATCCCCCCTGCCCATTATCAACATTCTGCACCACATGACCATGATTTCTGAGCACTTCCTCCAAATATTTGTGCTTGTTTTTATTCCCCAGTacctttcaaattatttattatgtcCAGGTTTTACAATTGTTTTCTGTAGGGTGAGTGTAGGGATAGGAGTCTTTCAGTAGGGTATTGCCTCACCAGGCCTGAAAGCAAAAATCCTACACCTTTCTTTTATTATCTAGAttggaaatatttccttttaattagGGGGTTTAGTCTACTTGCAGTTAATAAAATTAGTGATACAGTTGGGTTCAAGTCTACTATCTTACTGCTTGTTTTCTATTTACCTCCTTTTAtttactctttcctttcttcttccataccttcttttgagttaattttttttttttgtattccattttatttccttttatgggTTTTCAGCTACATTTCTTTGTATTAGTTTTACTTGTTTCTGCAGGATTACAATATGCATTCTTAACACATAACAGTCCAATGGGAATGAATGTTATACCATCTCACGTATAAGCTAAGATGCAGCAGTATAATTCCATTTCTTCCCTCCCATCCTCTGAATTATTGCTGCCATAAATTTTACTTCAATAAGTTACAAGCCCTATTGTTCACCCATTGAACAATCAATGGTCTTttaaggaattagaaaaatacaattttccaTTGATGCACATAGTAACGATTTCCAACGCTCTGCATTCCTCCCTGCACAGCACAACTTTCACTCATTATCGTGTCCCTGCGGACTGAAGAAATTCCTCTAGCATTTCTTGTAGCGCAAGTCTGTTGGCAAAGAATCTTGTGTTTCATTTCCCGAAGAATGtcattatttctctctcatgtttattagactttactttttttttagagcagcTTTAGTTTCACAGGAAAATTGAGCAGACGGTACAGAGATGGTACATACACCTCCTGAGCGCCAGTCACATGCCCAGCCTCCCATATTATCAGCATCCCCCACCGGAGTGGTCCACTCGTTACAGTTGATGAACCTACAGTGACACAGCATTCCACCCGTAGTGTACATTACGGTCCACTCAtgatgttgtacattctatgcATTTGGGCAAATTTATAATAACACTATAGTATATAATAACCACTATAATATCATACTGAAcattcactgccctaaaaatcctctgtgcctCACCCactcatctctccctctctcctaccCCTGCTATTtatactgtctccatagtttgcCCTTCCCAGGGTGTCATACAGTTAGAATCACACAGCATGTAGGCTTTTCAGtggattgacttctttcacttagtaatatgcatttaaggttcctccatgtctttttacgATAGCTCACTTCTTTTTagcactaaataatattccattgtctgaacATACCAcaatttacttatccattcaccTCCTGAAGGACATCTTAGCTGCTCTCGAGTTTTAGTAATATGAATAAAGAGTCTATAAACATTCACGTGAAGGTTTGGCATAGACATAACTTTTCATCTCTTGTGAGTAAATTCAACGTGATTGCTGAATTGTATGGTAAGAGTGTGTTTAGCATTGTGAGAAAGTGCCAGACTGTCTTCCAGAGTGACTGCAGCATTTTGCATTCCcgcagcaatgaatgagagttcctgttgctccacatcctcaccagcacgtgctattgtcagtgttctggattttggccattttaatagGCGTGTAGAAGTATCTGgttgtggttttaatctgcacTTATCTGACAATGTATAATGTTGAGCATCAGTTCATTATGCTTATTTGCCaactatatatcttctttggtgaggtgtctattaaggtctttggcccatttaaaaaataaagttgtggTTCCGTCTGGCCCCATCCTGCTGCCGGCCAGCCAGCCATGAGCTCCACGCAGTTCAACAAGGGCCCCTCGTACGGGCTGTCGGCCGAGGTCAAGAACTGGCTCCTGTCCAAATATGACCCCCAGAAGGAGGCAGAGCTCCGCACCTGGATTGAGGGACTCACCGGCCTCTCCATCGGCCCCGACTTCGAGAAGGGCCTGAAGGACGGAACTATTTTATGCACACTCATGAACAAGCTACAGCCGGGCTCCGTCCCCAAGATCAACCGCTCCATGCAGAACTGGCACCAGCTAGAAAACCTGTCCAACTTCATCAAGGCCATGGTCAGCTACGGCATGAACCCCGTGGACCTGTTTGAGGCCAACGACCTGTTTGAAAGTGGGAACATGACACAGGTGCAGGTGTCTCTACTCGCCCTGGCGGGGAAGGCCAAGACTAAGGGGCTGCAGAGCTGGGGGGACATTGGCGTCAAGTACTGGGAGAAGCAGGAGCGGAATTTCGATGACGCCACCATGAAGGCCGGCCAGTGTGTCATTGGGCTGCAGATGGGCACCAACAAATGCGCCAGCCAGTCGGGCATGACTGTGTATGGCACGAGGAGCCATCTCTATGACCCCAAGAACCATATCCTGCCCCCCATGGACCACTCCACCATCAGCCTCCAGATGGGCACAAACAAGTGTGCGAGCCAGGTGGGCATGACGGCTCCCAGGATGCCACGGCACATCTATGACACCAAGCTGGGAACCGACAAGTGTGACAActcctccatgtccctgcagatgGGCTACACGCAGGGCGCCAACCAGAGCAGCCAGGTCTTTGGCCTGGGCCGACAGATATATGATCCCAGGTATTGCCCACAAGGCACAGTGGCCGATGGGGCTCCCTCAGGCACCAGCGACCGCCCGGACCCGGGGGAGGTCCCTGAATATCCCCTTTACTACCAGGAGGAGGCCAGCTACTGAGGCTCCTAGCACGCTCTCTTCCCACATAGTCTCCCCGTCTGGGTTTTTAGGTTTTTCTGTGtttccatctttgtttttttttcttagccgGTTCAGTGCTGCCAATCAACCAAGGGTCTGTGAGTGGCAGTGTGGGATCAGGCAGCGTGGGATCAGGCAGCATGGGATCAGGCAGCGTGGGATCAGGCAGCGTGGGATCAGGCAGTGTGGGATCAGGCAGCGTGGGATCAGGCAGCGTGGGATCAGGCAGCGTGGGATCAGGCAGCAGagcttttttcccctttgccttgGTCCTTTGCAGGGCTGAGCCACCGGGCTGTGGGGGAGGGAGGTCAAGGCCATACCCCGATACGTGTAGGGCGTGTAGGGCGAGGGTCCCTGCTGGCACGTTCAGGCTGTGCTGGGGAGAAGAGACTAACCGGTTCCCAAAGGTTTCTGGTTGCCTCGCCTCTTCCCCCTTTTGTCAGCTGAGCAGTTTGTGGTTTCTCTGCAAGTTTCAGGAAgtattcacaaaagaaaaatacattttgttttttattcctgagGAATGGGGCAGGGACAGTGGAGAAGGTGCTGGGAAATCAATCACCTGGGAAAGGGGGCCTGGCCATGATGCTAAATATCTCCAGCTCCCGAGTGACTGGATTTCCCCAGGACCAGCAGACCTCAGACCCTCAGACCTGCCCCCGGGGCCAGGTGGGGAAAGTGAAGGCCGTACAGGGAAGTGAAATTCTGAGTTGTTGGGGCTAAGCCTGATCCCCTCTCCatgctgcccccaccccccaacccactCTGGCCTCAGTAGGTTTTGTTTTAGTtgtggctgtcacccaggctacagtgcagtagcgcaatcttggctcactgcacctccacctcccgggctcaagcgattctccagcctcagcctcccgagtagctgggactgcaggtgctccaccatgcccggctaatttttgtatttttagtagagacggggtttctccatgttagccaggctggtctcaaactcctggcctcagatgtgatccacccgcctcagcctccccaagtgctgagattataggtgtgagtcactgtgcccggcccctcaATAGGTTTTAAGGAGCCCCCAAACCCTCCTCCTTTCTGGGCTCGACAAACTATACTGCTCCATCTTCCCCCGGCCACACGCCCCGCCAAGTACTGCACAGGGACCCCCACCAAGGGGCCCTGCTCCATGAGATAATGTGAAATACAATTGTGGACCAAACGCAATAAAACCTCTGtttgtaagaagaaaaataataataataataaagttgttcattttcttattgagttttgagagttctttgtatattttgaataaaagacatttatcagatatatcttttgaaaatattttctcccggtctgtggcttttctttttattctcttgagaATGCCTTTTGCAAagcagaaatttttttatttttatttttttgagacagggtctcagtctgtcacccaggctagagtgcagtgctgcattcatagctcactgcagcctttaacccctgggttcaagtgatcctcctgtcttagcctcctgggACTTCatgcatacaccaccacgcctggctaattttaaaaattttaatggagatgtagtctcactatgttgcccaagctgggaatttttttattttagcaaagtCCAACTTATGAATTTTTTCTCTCATGGGCcatgcttttggggtcatatctaaaaagtcatcaccaaaccTAAGGTTATTGAAGTTTTCTCCTGTGTcatttctagtagttttatagttttgcattttacacttaagtctgtgaccattttgagttaatttttgtgaaggatgTAGATCTGTATCTCgattcattattttgcatgtggaaattcggatgtttcagcaccatttgttgaaagaattatttttcttcattatattgctcttgcttcttttatCAGTTGACTACATTTGTATGGGTCtgcttctgggctctctattctgttccactaatTGACTTGTCTGTTCTTTTACCAatgccacactgttttgattactatagctttacaataaatcttgaagtcaggtagtatcaTTCCTCCAACTACATTCTTCTCCTTTAACATTGTGTTGGCTATCTTGATCTGTTgcttttccatataaactttagattCAATTTGTTGATACCCACAAAATAACCTGCTAGGATTTTTAATGGGATAACGTTAAAACTACAGATCAGTTTGGGAAGCACTGACAATATTGAGTCTCcctatccatgaacatgtaaTATCTCTCCATTAttgggttattatttttttatttattattatttttttgagacagattctcactctgtcactcaggctggagtgcaggggcgcaatcttggctcactgcgacttctgcctcccaggttcaagtgattctcctgcttcagcctctcgaattgctgagactacaagcatgtgccaacaagcccagctaatttttgtatttttagtagagatggcatttcaccatgttgaccaggctggtcttgaactcctgacctcatatgatccaccttcctcagcctctcaaatttctgggattataggtgtg encodes:
- the LOC104654512 gene encoding calponin-2-like isoform X3 gives rise to the protein MSSTQFNKGPSYGLSAEVKNWLLSKYDPQKEAELRTWIEGLTGLSIGPDFEKGLKDGTILCTLMNKLQPGSVPKINRSMQNWHQLENLSNFIKAMVSYGMNPVDLFEANDLFESGNMTQVQVSLLALAGKMGTNKCASQSGMTVYGTRSHLYDPKNHILPPMDHSTISLQMGTNKCASQVGMTAPRMPRHIYDTKLGTDKCDNSSMSLQMGYTQGANQSSQVFGLGRQIYDPRYCPQGTVADGAPSGTSDRPDPGEVPEYPLYYQEEASY
- the LOC104654512 gene encoding calponin-2-like isoform X1, encoding MSSTQFNKGPSYGLSAEVKNWLLSKYDPQKEAELRTWIEGLTGLSIGPDFEKGLKDGTILCTLMNKLQPGSVPKINRSMQNWHQLENLSNFIKAMVSYGMNPVDLFEANDLFESGNMTQVQVSLLALAGKAKTKGLQSWGDIGVKYWEKQERNFDDATMKAGQCVIGLQMGTNKCASQSGMTVYGTRSHLYDPKNHILPPMDHSTISLQMGTNKCASQVGMTAPRMPRHIYDTKLGTDKCDNSSMSLQMGYTQGANQSSQVFGLGRQIYDPRYCPQGTVADGAPSGTSDRPDPGEVPEYPLYYQEEASY
- the LOC104654512 gene encoding calponin-2-like isoform X2 encodes the protein MSSTQFNKGPSYGLSAEVKNWLLSKYDPQKEAELRTWIEGLTGLSIGPDFEKGLKDGTILCTLMNKLQPGSVPKINRSMQNWHQLENLSNFIKAMVSYGMNPVDLFEANDLFESGNMTQAKTKGLQSWGDIGVKYWEKQERNFDDATMKAGQCVIGLQMGTNKCASQSGMTVYGTRSHLYDPKNHILPPMDHSTISLQMGTNKCASQVGMTAPRMPRHIYDTKLGTDKCDNSSMSLQMGYTQGANQSSQVFGLGRQIYDPRYCPQGTVADGAPSGTSDRPDPGEVPEYPLYYQEEASY